From Hartmannibacter diazotrophicus, a single genomic window includes:
- a CDS encoding histone deacetylase family protein, with amino-acid sequence MQTFFSEDHRLHFPQGELHGGELVTPFERPSRVEYVLRQLKERGFPAVTTPDAVDLSIAHRVHDAGFLNFLETAWDEWKAAGNAGEIIATGFAARRMSGAFRPPPRDIDGKVGYYALAAETAITGGTWKAACSSLASAQSAQRHVAAKGGAAFALCRPPGHHAASDMFGGYCFINNAAVVAEMFRLGGAGKVAVLDVDFHHGNGTQEILYARGDVLFASLHGHPEDAYPYFTGYADESGEGEGEGATANYPMRPGTAYGEWSQALDEAIARIKAFGAEALVVSLGVDAYKDDPISFFKLESEDFRRCGNRLAKGLGLPTVFLMEGGYAIEAVGINTVNVLEGFAEG; translated from the coding sequence ATGCAGACCTTTTTCAGCGAAGACCATCGTCTTCATTTCCCGCAGGGCGAATTGCACGGCGGCGAACTGGTGACGCCCTTCGAGCGGCCCTCGCGCGTGGAATATGTGCTGCGCCAGCTGAAGGAGCGCGGCTTTCCGGCGGTCACGACGCCCGATGCGGTCGACCTTTCCATCGCGCACCGGGTGCACGATGCGGGCTTCCTCAATTTCCTGGAGACCGCCTGGGACGAGTGGAAGGCGGCGGGCAATGCCGGCGAGATCATCGCGACGGGCTTTGCCGCACGGCGCATGTCCGGCGCCTTCCGGCCGCCGCCGCGCGATATCGACGGCAAGGTCGGCTACTATGCGCTGGCGGCGGAGACCGCGATCACGGGCGGCACCTGGAAGGCGGCCTGCTCGTCGCTGGCAAGCGCCCAGTCGGCCCAGAGACATGTTGCGGCCAAGGGCGGCGCCGCCTTCGCACTTTGCCGTCCGCCGGGGCATCATGCGGCAAGCGACATGTTCGGCGGCTACTGCTTCATCAACAACGCGGCGGTGGTCGCGGAGATGTTCCGCCTTGGCGGGGCCGGCAAGGTCGCGGTGCTCGACGTCGATTTCCACCACGGCAACGGTACGCAGGAGATCCTCTATGCGCGCGGCGACGTGCTCTTTGCCTCGCTGCACGGCCATCCCGAAGACGCCTATCCCTATTTCACCGGCTATGCGGATGAGAGCGGCGAGGGCGAAGGAGAGGGCGCGACGGCGAACTATCCGATGCGCCCCGGAACGGCCTATGGCGAGTGGTCGCAAGCGCTCGACGAGGCGATCGCCCGCATCAAGGCCTTCGGCGCGGAGGCGCTCGTCGTCTCGCTCGGCGTCGATGCCTACAAGGACGATCCGATCAGCTTCTTCAAGCTGGAGTCGGAGGATTTCCGTCGTTGCGGCAACAGGCTCGCCAAGGGGCTCGGACTTCCGACCGTCTTCCTGATGGAGGGTGGCTATGCCATCGAGGCGGTCGGCATCAACACGGTGAACGTGCTGGAAGGTTTTGCTGAGGGCTGA
- the aroQ gene encoding type II 3-dehydroquinate dehydratase, with translation MSGTVFILNGPNLNLLGKRQPEIYGRETLKDVEENCTKLAAEHGLSIRFHQSNAEHQIIDWIHEARETAIGIIINPAAFTHTSVAILDALNTFEGPVLEVHISNVHKRESFRHHSYVSLRADGVMAGFGTQGYELALLRMIRLAGLQPVDV, from the coding sequence GTGTCCGGCACCGTCTTCATCCTCAATGGCCCCAACCTCAACCTGCTCGGCAAGCGTCAGCCGGAAATCTACGGCCGCGAAACGCTCAAGGACGTCGAGGAAAACTGCACGAAGCTCGCGGCCGAACACGGGCTCTCGATCCGCTTCCACCAGTCGAACGCCGAGCACCAGATCATCGACTGGATCCACGAGGCGCGCGAGACGGCCATCGGCATCATCATCAACCCCGCCGCCTTCACCCACACTTCCGTCGCGATTCTCGACGCGCTCAACACCTTCGAAGGTCCCGTCCTGGAGGTGCATATCTCCAACGTCCACAAGCGCGAATCCTTCCGCCACCACTCCTACGTCTCTCTGCGGGCCGACGGTGTGATGGCCGGCTTCGGCACGCAGGGATACGAACTGGCGCTGCTCCGCATGATCCGCCTCGCCGGTCTGCAGCCGGTCGACGTCTGA
- a CDS encoding sugar-binding transcriptional regulator — protein sequence MAVKGGRLDDAARAGWLYYVAGNTQDQIAAKLGVSRQSAQRLVSLAVAEGLVKVRIDHPIANCLELASRLRKAFDLKVAEVVPTDPEADSSTLGVAEAAAAEIERWLRRPEPLVMAIGTGRTLKAAVEQLSRIECQQHRIASLTGNIAPDGSAAVFNVIFTMADRVKARFFPMPLAVIASTPEEKRMLHAQAMIRPVLDLAAEADVVFVGIGDLGPEAPLYLDGFITEDQRQSLTGAGAVGEICGWAFDAKGHFVDVPPNDRVASAEIPSPDKATVIAMAKGERKLAGIHAALVGKIVNGLITDEATAEALLSF from the coding sequence ATGGCTGTCAAGGGCGGACGACTGGACGATGCGGCGCGGGCCGGCTGGCTCTACTATGTCGCGGGCAACACGCAGGACCAGATCGCCGCCAAGCTCGGCGTCTCCCGCCAGTCGGCACAGCGACTCGTTTCGCTCGCCGTCGCCGAGGGCCTCGTCAAGGTCCGCATCGACCACCCGATCGCCAATTGCCTGGAACTGGCAAGCCGCCTGCGCAAGGCCTTCGACCTGAAGGTCGCCGAAGTCGTGCCGACCGACCCGGAAGCCGATTCCAGCACCCTTGGCGTCGCCGAGGCAGCCGCGGCTGAGATCGAACGCTGGCTGCGCCGGCCCGAACCGCTGGTGATGGCCATCGGCACCGGCCGCACGCTGAAGGCGGCCGTCGAGCAGTTGTCCAGGATCGAGTGCCAGCAGCACCGCATCGCGTCGCTCACCGGCAACATCGCCCCGGACGGATCGGCCGCGGTCTTCAACGTCATCTTCACCATGGCCGACCGGGTGAAGGCGCGCTTCTTCCCGATGCCCCTTGCCGTCATCGCCTCGACGCCGGAAGAAAAGCGGATGCTGCACGCCCAGGCGATGATCCGCCCCGTGCTGGATCTTGCCGCCGAGGCGGACGTCGTCTTCGTCGGCATCGGCGATCTCGGGCCCGAGGCGCCGCTCTATCTCGACGGTTTCATCACCGAGGACCAGCGCCAGTCCCTGACAGGGGCCGGAGCCGTCGGAGAGATCTGCGGCTGGGCCTTCGACGCCAAGGGACATTTCGTCGACGTCCCGCCGAATGACCGTGTCGCGAGCGCCGAAATCCCCTCTCCCGACAAGGCGACGGTGATCGCCATGGCCAAGGGCGAACGCAAGCTTGCGGGCATTCATGCCGCTCTCGTCGGCAAGATCGTCAATGGTCTGATCACCGACGAGGCGACGGCAGAGGCCCTTCTAAGCTTCTGA
- a CDS encoding ABC transporter substrate-binding protein, giving the protein MKLKTWLLAAPIFALGLPVHAETLTIATVNNGDMIRMQKLTDDFKASNPDIDLEWVTMEENVLRQKVTTDIATKGGQYDVLTIGTYEVPIWAKQNWLLPLDNLGADYDVDDLLPAIRSGLSVDGKLYAAPFYGESSMIMYRTDLFKDAGLTMPDDPTWTFIADAARKLTNKDKEIYGICLRGKAGWGENMAFLTAMSNSMGARWFDENWQPQFDQPEWKDTLSTYVDMMKDAGPPGASSNGFNENLALFQSGKCGMWIDATVAASFVTNPKDSTVADKVGFALAPHKEGVEKHGNWLWAWSLAIPAGTQKSEAAEKFISWATSKHYAELVASKEGWANVPPGTRQSLYDNPKYQEAAPFAKMTLESIEAADPIHPTVKPVPYTGVQFVAIPEFQGLGTAVGQQFSAALAGQVSIDQALATAQQLATREMMKGGYIK; this is encoded by the coding sequence ATGAAATTGAAGACGTGGCTGCTTGCGGCCCCGATTTTTGCGCTTGGACTTCCCGTCCACGCCGAAACGCTGACCATTGCCACCGTGAACAACGGCGACATGATCCGGATGCAAAAGCTGACGGACGATTTCAAGGCCAGCAATCCCGACATCGACCTTGAGTGGGTGACGATGGAGGAGAACGTCCTTCGCCAGAAGGTGACGACGGACATCGCCACCAAGGGCGGGCAGTATGACGTGCTCACCATCGGCACATACGAGGTTCCGATCTGGGCCAAGCAGAACTGGCTGCTGCCGCTCGACAACCTCGGCGCCGACTACGACGTCGACGACCTGCTTCCCGCCATCCGCTCCGGCCTTTCGGTCGACGGCAAGCTCTACGCCGCCCCCTTCTACGGCGAGAGCTCGATGATCATGTACCGCACCGACCTCTTCAAGGATGCGGGCCTGACCATGCCCGACGATCCGACCTGGACCTTCATTGCCGACGCGGCGCGCAAGCTCACCAACAAGGACAAGGAAATCTACGGCATCTGCCTGCGCGGCAAGGCCGGCTGGGGCGAGAACATGGCCTTCCTGACGGCCATGTCCAATTCCATGGGCGCGCGCTGGTTCGACGAGAACTGGCAGCCGCAGTTCGACCAGCCGGAGTGGAAGGACACCCTGTCCACCTACGTCGACATGATGAAGGATGCCGGACCGCCCGGCGCCTCCTCCAACGGCTTCAACGAGAACCTGGCGCTCTTCCAGTCCGGCAAGTGCGGCATGTGGATCGACGCCACCGTGGCTGCATCCTTCGTGACCAACCCGAAGGACTCGACGGTCGCCGACAAGGTCGGCTTCGCGCTCGCCCCCCACAAGGAAGGCGTCGAAAAGCACGGCAACTGGCTCTGGGCCTGGTCGCTGGCAATCCCCGCCGGCACCCAGAAGTCCGAAGCGGCGGAGAAGTTCATCTCCTGGGCGACCTCCAAGCACTACGCCGAGCTCGTCGCCTCCAAGGAAGGCTGGGCCAACGTTCCTCCGGGCACTCGCCAGTCTCTCTATGACAACCCGAAGTATCAGGAGGCGGCACCCTTCGCCAAGATGACGCTGGAATCGATCGAAGCGGCCGACCCGATCCATCCGACGGTCAAGCCCGTGCCCTACACCGGCGTGCAGTTCGTCGCCATTCCGGAGTTCCAGGGCCTTGGAACCGCTGTCGGACAGCAGTTCTCCGCGGCCCTTGCCGGCCAGGTGTCGATCGATCAGGCCCTTGCCACGGCTCAGCAGCTCGCCACGCGCGAGATGATGAAGGGCGGCTACATCAAGTGA
- a CDS encoding carbohydrate ABC transporter permease encodes MATLHTKASARLMISPAVILLFLWMIVPLAMTLYFSFLRYNLLMPGMEEWTGFFNYEFFVTDPAFSTAIANTLILVGGVLAITIVGGILFGLLLDQPFYGRGIVRLMVIAPFFVMPTVSALVWKNMMMHPVYGIFAWIARTFGLQPVDWLSSVPLFSIIMIVAWQWLPFATLILLTALQSLDSEQKEAAEMDGAGFVSRFIYIVLPHLSRAITVVVLIETIFLLSVFAEILVTTGGGPGTQTTNLTYLVYTQALLQYDVGGASAGGIIAVILANIVAIFLIRMIGKNLDK; translated from the coding sequence ATGGCAACGCTGCACACGAAGGCTTCGGCCCGCCTGATGATCTCTCCGGCAGTGATCCTGCTGTTCTTGTGGATGATCGTCCCGCTGGCGATGACGCTTTACTTCTCTTTCCTGCGCTACAATCTTCTGATGCCGGGCATGGAGGAGTGGACGGGCTTCTTCAATTACGAGTTCTTTGTCACCGACCCTGCCTTTTCCACGGCCATCGCCAACACGCTGATCCTCGTCGGCGGCGTTCTCGCGATCACCATTGTCGGCGGCATTCTCTTCGGCCTGTTGCTTGACCAGCCCTTCTATGGCCGCGGCATCGTGCGGCTGATGGTCATCGCCCCCTTCTTCGTGATGCCCACCGTCTCGGCGCTGGTCTGGAAGAACATGATGATGCACCCGGTCTACGGCATCTTCGCCTGGATCGCGCGCACCTTCGGCCTGCAACCGGTCGACTGGCTCTCCAGCGTGCCGCTCTTCTCGATCATCATGATCGTCGCATGGCAGTGGCTGCCGTTTGCGACACTGATCCTTCTGACGGCGCTGCAGTCGCTCGATTCGGAGCAGAAGGAAGCCGCGGAGATGGACGGCGCCGGCTTCGTCTCGCGCTTCATCTACATCGTGCTGCCGCACCTTTCGCGCGCCATCACGGTGGTGGTCCTGATCGAGACCATCTTCCTGCTTTCGGTCTTCGCCGAGATCCTCGTCACCACCGGCGGCGGACCCGGCACCCAGACCACCAACCTCACCTATCTCGTCTACACCCAGGCTCTCCTGCAATACGACGTCGGCGGGGCCTCGGCGGGCGGCATCATCGCGGTCATCCTCGCCAACATCGTTGCGATCTTCCTGATCCGCATGATTGGCAAGAATCTCGACAAGTAA
- a CDS encoding carbohydrate ABC transporter permease, translating into MARKVSTRQTVIFTVLGWTIGFLIFFPILWTFLTSFKTEGEAIANPPSFLFFEWTTENYLEVQSRSNYFLHFGNSVVIAIGSTILGLIIAVPAAWAMAFSPTKHTKDVLMWMLSTKMMPAVGVLVPIYLLFRDWGLLDTRTGLTGIMTMINLPIIVWMLYTYFREIPGEILEAARMDGASLAKEIVYVLTPMAVPGIASTMLLNIIMAWNEAFWTLNLTAAKAAPLTAFIASYSSPEGLFWAKLSAASTMAIAPILILGWFSQKQLVRGLTFGAVK; encoded by the coding sequence ATGGCACGCAAAGTCTCCACACGGCAGACCGTGATCTTCACCGTCCTCGGCTGGACGATCGGCTTCCTGATCTTCTTCCCGATCCTGTGGACGTTCCTGACCAGCTTCAAGACCGAGGGCGAGGCGATCGCCAATCCCCCGAGCTTCCTGTTCTTCGAATGGACGACGGAGAACTACCTGGAAGTGCAGTCGCGTTCCAACTACTTCCTGCACTTCGGCAACTCTGTGGTCATCGCCATCGGATCGACCATCCTCGGACTGATCATCGCGGTGCCGGCGGCCTGGGCCATGGCCTTCTCGCCGACCAAGCACACCAAGGATGTGCTGATGTGGATGCTCTCCACCAAGATGATGCCGGCGGTGGGCGTTCTGGTCCCGATCTACCTGCTCTTCCGGGACTGGGGCCTGCTCGACACCCGCACGGGCCTGACCGGCATCATGACCATGATCAACCTGCCGATCATCGTCTGGATGCTCTACACCTACTTCCGCGAGATTCCGGGCGAAATCCTGGAAGCCGCCCGCATGGACGGCGCCTCGCTTGCCAAGGAAATCGTCTACGTCCTCACCCCGATGGCCGTTCCCGGCATCGCCTCCACCATGCTGCTCAACATCATCATGGCCTGGAACGAGGCATTCTGGACGTTGAATCTCACGGCCGCCAAGGCCGCCCCGCTGACGGCGTTCATCGCCTCCTATTCGAGCCCCGAAGGTCTCTTCTGGGCCAAGCTCTCGGCGGCCTCCACCATGGCGATCGCCCCGATTCTCATCCTCGGTTGGTTCAGCCAGAAGCAGCTCGTGCGCGGGCTCACCTTCGGCGCCGTGAAGTGA
- a CDS encoding ABC transporter ATP-binding protein — MGNIQLQGVTKSFGETTVIPSIDLEIADGEFVVFVGPSGCGKSTLLRLIAGLEDISGGKIVIDGKDASDSPPAKRGLAMVFQSYALYPHMSVYKNIAFPLKMANIESATIDKKVRDAARVLNLTDYLERRPGQLSGGQRQRVAIGRAIVREPAAFLFDEPLSNLDAALRVGMRLEISELHQRLKTTMIYVTHDQVEAMTMADKIVVLNKGNIAQVGTPLELYHHPRNLFVAGFIGSPKMNFITGAEAEKLGAKTIGVRPEHMVLSTTEGTWQGIVNVSEHLGSDTYLHVHVEGQDIMTVRVGGEFPVHYGDRVFLTPEAGKVHRFDAKGNAIQ; from the coding sequence ATGGGCAATATCCAGCTTCAGGGCGTGACCAAGTCCTTCGGCGAGACAACCGTCATTCCCTCGATCGACCTCGAGATTGCCGACGGCGAGTTCGTGGTCTTCGTCGGCCCGTCGGGCTGCGGCAAGTCCACGCTCCTGCGTCTCATCGCGGGTCTGGAGGACATCTCCGGCGGCAAGATCGTCATCGACGGCAAGGATGCCAGCGACAGCCCGCCCGCCAAGCGCGGTCTGGCGATGGTGTTCCAGTCCTATGCGCTCTATCCCCACATGAGCGTCTACAAGAACATCGCCTTCCCGCTGAAGATGGCGAACATCGAAAGCGCGACGATCGACAAGAAGGTGCGGGACGCCGCGCGCGTTCTCAACCTCACCGACTATCTGGAACGCCGGCCGGGGCAGCTCTCCGGCGGCCAGCGCCAGCGCGTCGCCATCGGCCGCGCCATCGTGCGCGAACCGGCGGCCTTCCTCTTCGACGAACCGCTCTCCAACCTCGATGCGGCCCTTCGCGTCGGCATGCGGCTGGAGATCAGCGAACTGCACCAGCGCCTGAAGACGACGATGATCTACGTCACCCACGACCAGGTCGAGGCCATGACCATGGCCGACAAGATCGTGGTGCTGAACAAGGGCAACATCGCGCAGGTGGGCACGCCGCTCGAACTCTACCACCATCCGCGCAATCTCTTCGTCGCCGGCTTCATCGGCTCGCCGAAGATGAACTTCATCACGGGTGCCGAGGCGGAAAAGCTGGGCGCGAAGACCATCGGCGTGCGGCCCGAGCACATGGTTCTCTCCACCACCGAGGGGACCTGGCAGGGCATCGTCAACGTCTCCGAACATCTCGGCTCCGACACCTATCTCCATGTCCATGTCGAGGGCCAGGACATCATGACTGTCCGCGTCGGCGGCGAGTTCCCGGTCCATTACGGCGACCGCGTCTTCCTGACGCCGGAGGCCGGCAAGGTCCACCGCTTCGACGCCAAGGGCAACGCCATCCAGTAA
- a CDS encoding mannitol dehydrogenase family protein, with protein sequence MSTRLSASTLGRLPPGIKVPSYDRGSLKAGILHVGIGNFHRAHQAVYLDDLFNMGESLDFALLGAGVRAGDEAMRVALAGQDYLTTVVEQEAGSMEARVTGAMIDFIPPADRTATIDAMCDPAIRIVSLTITEGGYFVDASTGSFDVGHPEIVADGAAPEDPKTVFGMIVLALKRRRAADIPAFTVLSCDNLPHNGSVTRKAVVGLARLSDVDFAGWIDANVAFPNCMVDRITPATSEREKRILAEDFGIDDAWPVFCESFRQWVVEDKFPTGRPALEKVGVEFVPDVAPYELMKIRILNGGHAVIAYPAGLMGIHFVHEAMENDLVTAFLQKIETEEIIPEVPPVPNTDIADYFTLIQRRFANPKIGDTVRRLCLDGSNRQPKFIVPTIADRLVKGLSVTGLALESALWCRYCFGTTDAGETIEPNDPNWPRLQATAQKAKDDPMAWLAMGDVYGDVGKSDAFAKAFATALDSLWTKGTKATVEAYLSDRLV encoded by the coding sequence ATGTCCACGCGGCTTAGCGCATCCACTCTCGGCCGTCTCCCGCCCGGCATCAAGGTCCCGTCCTACGATCGCGGCAGCCTCAAGGCCGGTATTCTCCATGTCGGCATCGGCAATTTCCACCGCGCCCATCAGGCCGTCTATCTGGACGATCTCTTCAACATGGGAGAGAGCCTGGACTTCGCCCTTCTAGGCGCCGGCGTGCGCGCGGGCGACGAGGCGATGCGCGTGGCACTTGCCGGCCAGGACTACCTGACGACGGTGGTGGAGCAGGAAGCCGGCAGCATGGAGGCCCGCGTCACCGGTGCGATGATCGACTTCATCCCCCCCGCCGACCGCACCGCCACGATCGATGCCATGTGCGATCCGGCGATCCGCATCGTCTCGCTGACCATCACCGAAGGCGGCTATTTCGTCGACGCCTCGACCGGCAGCTTCGACGTCGGCCACCCGGAGATCGTTGCGGACGGCGCCGCGCCCGAGGACCCCAAAACCGTCTTCGGCATGATCGTGCTGGCGCTGAAGCGGCGGCGCGCGGCCGACATTCCCGCCTTCACGGTGCTGTCCTGCGACAACCTTCCCCACAACGGCTCGGTCACGCGCAAGGCCGTCGTGGGCCTCGCAAGGCTCTCCGATGTCGACTTCGCGGGCTGGATCGACGCCAATGTCGCCTTTCCCAACTGCATGGTGGACAGGATCACGCCGGCAACGTCCGAGCGCGAAAAGCGCATCCTCGCCGAGGATTTCGGGATCGACGACGCCTGGCCGGTCTTCTGCGAAAGCTTCCGCCAATGGGTCGTGGAGGATAAGTTCCCGACCGGACGGCCGGCGCTGGAGAAGGTCGGCGTCGAATTCGTGCCGGATGTCGCGCCCTACGAGCTGATGAAGATCCGCATCCTCAACGGCGGCCACGCGGTCATCGCCTACCCGGCGGGCCTGATGGGCATCCACTTCGTCCACGAGGCAATGGAAAACGACCTCGTCACCGCCTTCCTGCAGAAGATCGAGACGGAGGAGATCATCCCGGAGGTGCCGCCTGTCCCGAACACGGACATTGCCGACTACTTCACCCTGATCCAGCGCCGCTTCGCCAACCCCAAGATCGGCGATACTGTGCGCCGCCTCTGCCTCGACGGCTCCAACCGGCAGCCGAAATTCATCGTCCCAACCATCGCCGACCGGCTCGTCAAGGGACTTTCGGTCACGGGTCTTGCGTTGGAATCGGCGCTCTGGTGCCGCTATTGCTTCGGCACGACGGATGCGGGCGAGACCATCGAGCCGAATGATCCGAACTGGCCGCGCTTGCAGGCGACGGCCCAAAAGGCCAAGGACGACCCGATGGCCTGGCTCGCTATGGGCGATGTCTATGGCGACGTCGGCAAGTCGGATGCCTTCGCCAAGGCCTTTGCGACGGCGCTTGACAGCCTCTGGACGAAGGGCACCAAGGCTACAGTGGAGGCGTATCTTTCCGATCGCCTCGTCTGA
- a CDS encoding HAD family hydrolase, with amino-acid sequence MDREPLVIFDCDGVLVDSEPIAIDVLCETLREAGLPIDAEFAYARCLGRSMASTVDILASEFGFHVDSEHLRKIRSRLYERFRAELKPVPGIVEALAVLPGRRCVASSSQPERIRLSLAVTGLLESFEPHIYSATEVKTGKPAPDLFLHAARAMGCSPDRCIVVEDSPAGIEAARRAGMAVFGFVGGSHVLPGDLVARVSAMKPDLVFDDMHQLPGLIRGRMPGG; translated from the coding sequence GTGGACCGGGAACCGCTTGTCATCTTCGATTGCGACGGGGTGCTTGTCGACAGCGAGCCCATCGCCATCGACGTGCTCTGCGAGACCCTTCGCGAGGCCGGCCTCCCGATCGACGCCGAATTCGCCTACGCCCGCTGCCTTGGCCGGTCGATGGCCTCCACCGTCGATATTCTCGCCAGTGAATTCGGCTTCCACGTCGATAGCGAGCACCTGCGAAAAATCCGCTCCCGCCTCTACGAACGCTTTCGCGCCGAGCTGAAGCCCGTCCCCGGCATCGTCGAGGCGCTGGCGGTATTGCCCGGTCGGCGCTGCGTTGCATCGTCGAGCCAGCCGGAGCGAATTCGCCTTTCGCTTGCCGTCACGGGCCTTCTGGAAAGCTTCGAGCCACATATATACAGTGCCACGGAAGTGAAGACGGGAAAGCCTGCGCCCGACCTCTTTCTTCATGCGGCCAGGGCCATGGGATGCAGCCCCGATCGCTGCATCGTGGTCGAGGACAGCCCCGCCGGGATCGAGGCGGCAAGGCGCGCGGGCATGGCCGTTTTCGGCTTCGTCGGCGGCTCGCACGTGCTGCCGGGCGATCTCGTTGCGCGTGTCTCGGCCATGAAGCCGGATCTCGTTTTTGACGACATGCATCAACTGCCCGGACTGATAAGGGGCAGAATGCCGGGGGGATAG
- a CDS encoding FGGY-family carbohydrate kinase has translation MARDLLCAVDVGTKSARAGIVTPDGQLLAKCETPFSLRSEQPNHAEHDSEEIWRAVSAAVREALAAAGVGAERIAGIAFDATCSLVVRGEGGRQLPVSPSGKSHWDTIVWLDHRAIGEADECTASGHEVLGFIGGAMSPEMETPKLMWLKRNLPDTWKAARHFFDLTDFLSWRATGSTARSQCTLTAKWTYLAHEDSWREDFFESLGIGDMLEQGSLPAIAAPVGSRLGTLTPEAAAELGLDTSVVVGAGLIDAFAGALGVIGGFAAEEIDRHLALVAGTSSCIMGMSPRARPVSGVWGPYYGAALPGLWLFEGGQSVTGGLLDHVIRLFGRGLEADAETHQRIIARVQELRASEPDLGGGIHILPDFHGNRSPFANPHASGVVSGLTLDDSFDGLCRVYWRACVAIALGVRHILDHLNAHGFQIDTVHVTGGHTRNPLLMELYANATGCSVSLSETQDAVLLGTAMVAAAASGLHDDLTAAAAAMTRPETRIPPDPAAATRHERDYRIFLRMHEQRQEIDRMIQSTEI, from the coding sequence TTGGCCCGAGACCTTCTCTGCGCGGTCGACGTTGGAACGAAAAGCGCGCGGGCAGGGATCGTGACCCCCGACGGCCAGCTTCTCGCCAAATGCGAGACACCCTTTTCCCTGAGATCCGAACAGCCCAACCACGCCGAGCATGATTCGGAGGAAATCTGGCGCGCGGTCTCGGCGGCGGTCCGCGAGGCTCTTGCCGCCGCCGGCGTCGGGGCGGAGCGCATCGCCGGCATCGCCTTCGACGCGACCTGCTCGCTGGTCGTGCGCGGCGAAGGCGGCCGACAACTGCCGGTCAGTCCGTCGGGCAAGTCCCACTGGGACACCATCGTCTGGCTCGACCATCGCGCGATCGGCGAAGCCGACGAATGCACGGCCAGCGGCCACGAGGTGCTTGGCTTCATCGGCGGGGCGATGTCGCCGGAGATGGAAACGCCGAAGCTCATGTGGCTGAAGCGAAACCTGCCAGACACCTGGAAGGCTGCCCGCCATTTCTTCGATCTGACCGATTTCCTGAGCTGGCGGGCGACCGGCTCCACCGCCCGTTCGCAATGCACGCTGACGGCCAAATGGACCTACCTCGCCCATGAAGACAGCTGGCGCGAAGACTTCTTCGAAAGCCTCGGCATCGGCGACATGCTGGAGCAGGGCAGCCTTCCGGCGATCGCCGCACCGGTCGGGTCCCGTCTCGGCACCCTCACACCCGAGGCGGCCGCCGAACTCGGCCTCGACACATCGGTTGTCGTCGGGGCCGGGCTGATCGATGCCTTTGCCGGCGCGCTCGGCGTGATTGGCGGCTTTGCGGCCGAGGAGATCGACCGGCATCTGGCGCTGGTCGCAGGCACATCGAGCTGCATCATGGGCATGTCGCCACGCGCTCGGCCGGTCTCCGGCGTCTGGGGGCCCTATTACGGCGCGGCCCTGCCCGGCCTCTGGCTCTTTGAGGGCGGCCAGTCGGTGACGGGCGGCCTGCTCGATCACGTCATCCGGCTTTTTGGCCGCGGCCTGGAGGCCGACGCCGAAACCCATCAGCGCATCATCGCCCGCGTTCAGGAATTGCGCGCCAGCGAGCCGGATCTTGGCGGCGGCATTCACATCCTGCCGGATTTTCACGGCAACCGCTCGCCCTTCGCCAACCCGCATGCCAGCGGCGTCGTCAGCGGGCTGACCCTCGACGACAGCTTCGACGGGCTTTGCCGGGTCTACTGGCGTGCCTGCGTGGCGATTGCCCTCGGCGTCCGCCATATTCTTGATCACCTCAACGCGCACGGCTTCCAGATCGACACGGTCCACGTCACCGGCGGCCACACCCGCAACCCGCTGCTGATGGAACTCTACGCCAACGCCACCGGGTGCTCGGTCAGCCTCTCCGAGACGCAGGATGCGGTCCTGCTCGGAACAGCCATGGTCGCTGCCGCCGCAAGCGGCCTCCATGACGACCTCACCGCCGCCGCCGCCGCCATGACCCGGCCGGAGACGCGCATTCCGCCCGATCCTGCGGCGGCCACGCGCCACGAGCGTGACTACCGAATCTTCCTGCGCATGCACGAGCAGCGTCAGGAGATCGACCGGATGATTCAGTCAACCGAAATCTGA